A single genomic interval of Lepidochelys kempii isolate rLepKem1 chromosome 13, rLepKem1.hap2, whole genome shotgun sequence harbors:
- the LOC140896761 gene encoding olfactory receptor 6N1-like, with product MADTGWRNKTSITEFVLLGFGKVPELQILLFPLFLMIYMVTVVGNMLIVVLVVADQHLHTPMYFFLGNLSGLETCYSSAILPRMLASLLTGDRTISVSTCIAQFYFFASLAATECSLLSAMSYDRYLAVCKPLHYAALMNGRLCLQLAAGSWLSGCLATLIISSLMSQLTFCGPSEIDHFFCDFTPVIKLSCSDTNLILVLDLLLASLCTLFPFLLTLLSYIYIIITILRIPSTGCRQKAFSTCSSHLIVVTMFYGTIIIVYMLPKSDTLRDLNKMFSVFYSVLTPLINPLIYSLRNKEVKEALSRLIHKCVAFSRTQASLASTFRLKTKQDDLS from the coding sequence ATGGCAGACACAGGCTGGAGAAATAAAACGTCTATCACGGAGTTCGTCCTCCTGGGATTCGGGAAGGTCCCTGAACTACAgatccttctcttccctttgttcCTAATGATCTACATGGTGACAGTGGTTGGGAACATGCTCATTGTTGTGCTCGTTGTGGctgatcagcaccttcacacccccatgtacttcttcctgggtAACTTGTCCGGCTTGGAGACTTGCTACAGCTCAGCCATCCTGCCCAGGATGCTGGCCAGTCTCTTGACTGGGGACAGGACCATTTCTGTCTCTACGTGTATTGCAcaattttatttctttgcttCACTGGCAGCTACAGAATGTAGTCTCTTGTCTGCTATGTCTTATGACCGGTATTTAGCAGTATGCAAACCTTTGCACTATGCAGCCCTTATGAATGGCAggctctgcctccagctagcaGCCGGATCTTGGCTAAGCGGCTGTCTGGCCACTCTCATCATATCATCCTTGATGTCACAACTAACCTTCTGCGGCCCCAGTGAAATtgaccatttcttctgtgacttCACCCCAGTAATAAAACTGTCCTGCAGTGACACCAACCTGATCTTGGTGTTGGATTTGCTCCTCGCATCTCTTTGCACACTCTTCCCATTTCTTTTAACCCTGTTGTCTTATATTTACATCATCATCaccatcctgagaatcccttccacTGGCTGCAGACAAAAGGCCTTTTCAACTTGCTCCTCACACCTCATCGTGGTGACAATGTTCTACGGGACTATCATTATTGTATACATGCTACCGAAATCCGACACATTGAGAGACCTGAACAAAATGTTCTCTGTCTTCTATTCTGTCCTGACCCCGCTGAtcaaccccctcatctacagcctgagaaatAAGGAGGTGAAGGAGGCCCTGAGCAGATTGATCCATAAATGTGTGGCTTTCTCAAGAACTCAGGCATCCCTAGCCAGTACTTTTAggctgaaaacaaaacaagatgaCCTGAGCTGA
- the LOC140896762 gene encoding olfactory receptor 11A1-like: MGNREWGNETAVTQFIFLGFGNIPQLQILLFLLFLIIYIVTLAGNILIVVLVVADQHLHTPMYFFLGNLSCLEICYASTILPRMLAGPLTISVSGCIAQFYFASFFAATECYLLAVMSYDRYLAICKPLHYATLMNGRFCCQLAAGSWINGCLAIAIITCLMLQLHFCGPNEIDHFFCESTQIINLCCTDTYLIELVITILVVLFTLPPFALTVVSYVCIISTILTIPSTTGRQKTFSTCSSHLIVVTVFYGTLMIVYLLPKTNTLRDLNKVFSVFYTILTPMTNPFIYSLRNKKVMEALRKIVCKCADFIRIPN, from the coding sequence ATGGGTAACAGAGAATGGGGAAATGAAACAGCTGTCACACAGTTCATCTTCCTCGGGTTTGGGAATATTCCACAACTGCAGATCCTTCTCTTCCTGCTGTTCCTCATAATATACATTGTGACTTTGGCAGGGAACATCCTCATCGTGGTGCTAGTTGTGGctgatcagcaccttcacacccccatgtacttcttcctggggaacttgtcctgctTGGAAATCTGCTACGCCTCCACCATCCTGCCCAGGATGCTGGCTGGTCCCCTGACCATCTCTGTCAGTGGCTGTATTGCACAATTTTATTTTGCCAGTTTCTTTGCAGCTACCGAGTGCTACCTCCTAGCAGTGATGTCTTACGATCGGTATCTAGCGATATGCAAACCTCTGCACTATGCAACACTTATGAATGGCAGATTCTGCTGCCAGCTAGCAGCTGGGTCATGGATAAATGGATGTCTGGCTATTGCCATCATAACATGCCTTATGTTACAACTACATTTTTGTGGCCCCAATGAAATTGATCATTTCTTCTGTGAATCCACACAAATAATCAATCTCTGCTGTACTGACACCTACCTGATAGAGCTTGTCATTACAATCCTGGTTGTTCTATTCACCCTGCCTCCATTCGCATTAACAGTGGTGTCCTACGTTTGTATCATCTCCACTATCCTGACCATCCCTTCCACCACCGGCAGGCAAAAGACATTTTCCACCTGCTCCTCGCATCTCATTGTTGTGACAGTGTTCTACGGGACCCTAATGATTGTGTATCTGCTGCCCAAAACCAATACGCTGAGAGACCTCAACAAAGTGTTCTCTGTCTTCTACACAATCCTGACCCCTATGACCAATCCCTTCATATACAGCCTGAGGAACAAAAAGGTGATGGAGGCACTGAGAAAAATTGTCTGTAAATGTGCAGATTTTATAAGAATTcccaactga